The Saccharothrix variisporea genome has a segment encoding these proteins:
- a CDS encoding anhydro-N-acetylmuramic acid kinase codes for MRVIGLISGTSMDAVDVAVGDFSFDGPTVVLRPIAHAEHPFPPELREPPTSAADLCVLDTRLGQLFATAAQDHEADLVASLGQTVHHWVEGGRCLGTLQVGAPAWIAERTGLPVVADFRVRDVAAGGHGAPLASTLDALWLAGLGNAVALNIGGIANVTKVSPEGVIAYDTGPGNALMDAAMTVLSNGLRTCDVDGEFAARGRVHEELLDRLLADPYYALPPPKSTGKEHFNRAYLDRMTEGLVVQAEDFLATLTELTARTIAAECDGLVIGSGGGMRNPVLVNALKARVELRTSDELGLPGDAKEAYLTALLGFLTWHGVPANVPSATGASGPRLLGSITPGREPLRLPEPVTTAVTGLKVIGGHRART; via the coding sequence GTGAGGGTGATCGGGCTCATCTCCGGGACGTCGATGGACGCCGTGGACGTGGCCGTCGGCGACTTCTCGTTCGACGGCCCGACCGTCGTGCTGCGCCCGATCGCCCACGCCGAGCACCCGTTCCCGCCCGAGCTACGCGAGCCACCCACGAGCGCCGCCGACCTGTGCGTGCTGGACACCCGACTGGGACAGCTGTTCGCGACGGCGGCGCAGGACCACGAAGCCGACCTGGTCGCCTCGCTCGGCCAGACCGTGCACCACTGGGTCGAGGGCGGCCGGTGCCTGGGCACGCTCCAGGTCGGCGCGCCCGCGTGGATCGCCGAACGGACCGGGCTCCCGGTCGTCGCCGACTTCCGCGTCCGGGACGTCGCCGCCGGCGGCCACGGCGCACCCCTCGCGAGCACCCTCGACGCCCTGTGGCTCGCCGGGCTGGGCAACGCCGTCGCCCTGAACATCGGCGGCATCGCGAACGTCACGAAGGTTTCGCCCGAAGGTGTGATCGCCTACGACACCGGGCCGGGCAACGCCCTGATGGACGCGGCCATGACCGTCCTCTCGAACGGCCTGCGCACGTGCGACGTGGACGGCGAGTTCGCCGCACGCGGCCGGGTGCACGAAGAGCTGCTCGACCGGCTCCTCGCCGACCCCTACTACGCCCTGCCGCCGCCGAAGTCCACCGGCAAGGAGCACTTCAACCGCGCCTACCTGGACCGGATGACCGAGGGACTGGTGGTCCAGGCCGAGGACTTCCTGGCCACCCTCACCGAGCTGACCGCCCGCACGATCGCCGCCGAGTGCGACGGGCTGGTGATCGGGTCCGGCGGCGGGATGCGCAACCCCGTCCTGGTGAACGCCCTCAAGGCCCGGGTCGAGCTGCGCACCAGCGACGAACTGGGCCTGCCCGGCGACGCCAAGGAGGCCTACCTGACCGCCCTGCTCGGCTTCCTGACCTGGCACGGCGTGCCCGCCAACGTCCCCTCCGCCACCGGCGCGTCCGGCCCGCGCCTGCTCGGCTCGATCACCCCCGGCCGCGAACCCCTGCGCCTGCCCGAGCCCGTGACCACCGCCGTCACCGGGCTCAAAGTGATTGGAGGACACCGTGCGCGCACTTGA